Proteins found in one Pyrus communis chromosome 15, drPyrComm1.1, whole genome shotgun sequence genomic segment:
- the LOC137717715 gene encoding kinesin-like protein KIN-4C, with protein sequence MDSSECVRVAVNVRPLITSELLVGCTDCISVVPGEPQVQIGTHSFTYDYVYGSTGLPSNAVYDDCVAPLVDALFHGYNATVLAYGQTGSGKTYTMGTNYTGEGSNGGIIPKVMENIFKKVETTKDNTEFLIRVSFIEIFKEEVFDLLDPNSSSLPKNEGAAPAKPAPARVPIQIRETVNGGITLAGVTEAEVRTKEEMASYLTRGSLSRATGSTNMNSQSSRSHAIFTITMEQKRISHSVNGANNDDIGDDILCAKLHLVDLAGSERAKRTGADGMRLKEGIHINKGLLALGNVISALGDEKKRKEGGHVPYRDSKLTRLLQDSLGGNSKTVMIACVSPADTNAEETLNTLKYANRARNIHNKAVVNRDPMAAQLQTMRSQIEQLQTELLFYRGDASAPYEELQILKHKVSLLEASNVELRHELQERRVSCEHLKQRALDAQVEKDKLAMMIESARSGKSWDEIDSNSVQDYDLLKGYVSKIQQLEGELLCLKNSNNSKHKRFVDCAESDDDGFRSKNILFPSINDYSSDYDTKAGDISVDEIEDHEKEQKEQEFSSLQEKFDRELKELDKALEQKEAEMKRFTTSDTSVLKLHYEKKVQELELEKKTLQKEIEALKHNLSNISSTSDDGAQKLKEDYLHKLNVLEGQVSELKKKQDAQAQLLRQKQKSDEAAKRLQDEIQRIKTQKVQLQHKIKQESEQFRLWKASREKEVLQLKKEGRRNEYEMHKLLALNQRQKMVLQRKTEEASMATKRLKELLESRKTSSREISGAGSGHGPGVQALMQAIEHELEVTVRVHEVRSEYERQMEERARMAKEVAKLKEEAEMLKRTNFSDYPESMSPGARNSRIYALENMLATSSSTLVSMASQLSEAEERERGFTGRGRWNHVRSLADAKNLMNHLFNFASSSRCLLRDKEVAYRERDLEIRDLKEKVVSLSSLLRKSEMQRAELVHQNQALKKFAMNCSKDVDLYNGGHKYDLRKLENRASFIWEDMDTSDSEKSDAEEDGDWVMSRKRPSKKRKSKSGSSSGGGYNESEVKNFGGFKLDASGDGIVSVKKSESGVCCSCSKSSSCKTSKCECRSSAGTCGLSCGCAATKCSNRESASLVAQESAQAEVSEGIRDEIGTDEAEKNQLLVTHGARLLQNALADNSSETTDDGEPRRKALSEIGNTLVKSNAPKPNQRKKWRKSTIQLVTNAPPPSQPEVAEAPRRPDNKGQEASIPMKLPRAMRSAAASNSGNPFRDRNADKPQQSDANKEAGIPAPRSPLRQKRTKDEKENHL encoded by the exons ATGGATAGTTCGGAATGTGTTCGAGTGGCTGTCAATGTAAGGCCCTTGATTACCTCAGAGCTTCTGGTAGGCTGCACAGATTGCATTTCCGTCGTTCCCGGTGAACCCCAG GTGCAAATTGGGACACATTCATTCACATACGATTATGTGTATGGTAGCACCGGACTTCCTTCTAATGCGGTGTATGACGATTGTGTTGCTCCGCTCGTTGATGCCCTTTTCCATGGATACAATGCGACTGTACTTGCTTATGGACAG ACGGGTTCTGGGAAGACATATACAATGGGGACTAACTATACTGGAGAAGGAAGTAATGGTGGAATAATACCCAAAGTGATGGAAAATATATTTAAGAAAGTTGAGACAACGAAAGATAACACAGAGTTTTTGATCAGGGTATCATTTATTGAG ATATTTAAGGAGGAAGTGTTTGATTTGCTTGACCCAAATTCATCATCACTGCCCAAAAATGAAGGGGCAGCACCTGCAAAGCCTGCGCCGGCAAGAGTGCCCATCCAAATTAGAGAAACAGTGAATGGAGGGATAACTCTTGCTGGTGTCACTGAGGCAGAGGTTAGAACAAAAGAAGAGATGGCGTCATATCTCACTCGTGGATCATTATCTCGTGCTACTGGAAGCACCAATATGAATAGCCAGTCAAG CCGTTCACATGCAATATTTACAATAACAATGGAGCAAAAGAGGATTTCTCACTCTGTGAATGGAGCAAATAATGACGATATTGGTGATGATATCCTATGCGCCAAGCTCCATTTAGTGGATTTAGCAGGGTCTGAGCGGGCAAAACGGACAGGTGCTGACGGAATGAGGTTGAAAGAAG GCATTCATATTAACAAGGGTTTACTTGCTCTTGGTAATGTGATAAGTGCCTTGGGAGACGAAAAGAAGCGGAAAGAAGGCGGCCATGTTCCGTATCGTGATAGCAAATTAACACGTTTATTACAG GATTCGCTCGGAGGAAACAGTAAGACTGTGATGAttg cttGTGTTAGTCCAGCCGACACAAATGCTGAAGAGACGTTAAATACTTTGAAATATGCTAACCGTGCTCGCAACATCCACAATAAGGCAGTT GTCAATCGTGATCCCATGGCAGCTCAGTTGCAAACAATGAGAAGCCAGATTGAACAGTTACAGACTGAACTTTTATTTTATCGTGGCGATGCCAGTGCACCGTATGAGGAACTTCAG ATCCTGAAGCACAAAGTATCATTACTCGAAGCAAGCAACGTGGAGTTGCGGCACGAGCTTCAAGAACGTCGAGTTTCATGCGAACATCTAAAGCAACGTGCTCTCGATGCTCAG GTTGAAAAAGATAAACTGGCCATGATGATTGAATCAGCACGAAGTGGTAAATCTTGGGATGAGATTGACTCGAATTCAGTTCAG GATTATGACTTGCTAAAAGGTTACGTGTCAAAAATTCAGCAGTTAGAAGGGGAGTTATTGTGCTTGAAAaactcaaacaactcaaaacacaagAGATTTGTTGACTGTGCTGAGTCAGATGATGACGGCTTTCGTTCTAAGAATATTTTATTCCCCTCTATCAATGACTATTCATCTGATTATGATACTAAAGCTGGGGATATTTCAG TAGATGAGATTGAAGATCATGAAAAGgagcaaaaggagcaagaattTTCGTCTCTTCAAGAAAAATTTGATAGGGAGCTCAAAGAATTGGACAAAGCTCTTGAACAGAAGGAG GCTGAGATGAAGCGGTTTACTACTTCTGATACCTCGGTTCTTAAACTACATTATGAGAAGAAAGTTCAGGAGTTAGaacttgaaaagaaaacatTGCAG AAAGAGATTGAGGCGTTGAAACACAATCTTTCCAACATATCATCTACTTCTGATGATGGTGCTCAAAAGTTGAAGGAAGATTATCTACACAAGTTGAATGTCCTTGAAGGGCAG GTTTCTGAGCTCAAAAAGAAGCAAGATGCTCAAGCTCAACTCTtgagacaaaaacaaaaaagtgatgaGGCTGCAAAGCGGCTTCAGGATGAGATACAGAGAATAAAGACTCAGAAG gTTCAACTGCAACACAAGATTAAACAAGAGTCTGAGCAGTTCAGACTATGGAAAGCATCACGAGAAAAAGAAGTTCTTCAG CTTAAGAAAGAGGGGAGGAGGAATGAGTATGAAATGCATAAACTGTTAGCTTTGAATCAGAGGCAAAAAATG GTTTTGCAACGGAAGACAGAAGAAGCTTCTATGGCCACAAAAAGGCTAAAAGAGCTTTTAGAATCGCGAAAGACTTCTTCACGTGAAATTTCTG GAGCTGGCAGTGGACATGGTCCTGGAGTTCAG GCTTTGATGCAGGCAATTGAACATGAGCTTGAAGTCACAGTTCGGGTGCATGAAGTACGATCTGAGTATGAGCGTCAAATGGAAGA GCGGGCTAGGATGGCCAAGGAGGTCGCAAAGCTAAAAGAAGAAGCAGAAATGTTAAAACGAACTAATTTCAG TGATTACCCCGAATCAATGTCTCCTGGTGCGAGAAATTCAAGGATTTATGCACTTGAAAACATGCTTGCTACTTCATCTAGCACCCTGGTTTCTATGGCATCACAATTGTCAGAAGCAGAAGAGCGCGAGCGGGGTTTTACTGGGAGGGGACGCTGGAACCATGTTAGGTCTCTTGCTGATGCAAAAAATTTGATGAATCATTTGTTCAATTTCGCTTCTTCCTCCAG GTGTTTGTTACGAGATAAAGAAGTTGCATACAGAGAGAGGGATTTGGAAATAAGAGATTTGAAGGAAAAAGTTGTAAGCCTGAGTAGTTTGCTTAGAAAATCAGAGATGCAGAGGGCTGAACTTGTTCATCAG AATCAGGCGTTGAAGAAATTCGCCATGAACTGTTCTAAGGACGTGGACCTATACAATGGTGGGCACAAGTATGACTTGCGCAAGTTG GAAAACCGGGCGTCATTTATCTGGGAAGATATGGATACGTCTGATTCAGAAAAATCCGATGCAGAGGAGGATGGCGACTGGGTAATGTCAAGAAAACGACCATCTAAAAAGAGAAAATCCAAAAGTGGAAGTTCAAGTGGGGGAGGATATAATGAGTCAGAAGTTAAGAATTTTGGAGGCTTCAAATTAGATGCTTCAGGTGATGGGATCGTGTCTGTGAAGAAAAGTGAATCGGGCGTATGCTGCTCTTGCAGCAAAAGCTCATCATGCAAAACTAGCAAATGTGAATGCCGATCTTCCGCAGGCACTTGTGGGTTATCATGTGGCTGTGCTGCTACAAAGTGTTCAAATAGAGAATCAGCTTCACTTGTGGCGCAAGAATCTGCACAAGCGGAGGTGTCTGAAGGGATTAGAGATGAGATCGGGACTGATGAAGCAGAGAAGAATCAGCTTCTTGTTACTCATGGTGCAAGGTTGCTTCAGAATGCATTAGCTGATAACTCTAGTGAGACAACTGATGATGGTGAACCAAGAAGGAAGGCACTTTCCGAAATTGGAAATACGTTG GTCAAATCCAACGCACCAAAGCCTAACCAGAGAAAGAAGTGGCGAAAATCCACAATTCAACTTGTTACAAATGCTCCGCCTCCCTCGCAGCCAGAAGTTGCTGAAGCACCTCGAAGGCCAGATAACAAAGGACAAGAGGCAAGCATCCCTATGAAGCTACCAAGAGCCATGCGATCAGCTGCTGCATCAAACAGCGGCAACCCATTTAGAGACAGGAATGCCGATAAACCACAGCAATCGGATGCCAACAAGGAAGCTGGAATTCCTGCACCAAGAAGTCCTCTCCGGCAGAAGAGAACAAAAGATGAGAAGGAAAACCACCTGTAA